The Pseudodesulfovibrio cashew genomic sequence TTTGATGAAGCAGACCACCCCACCCAAGGCCAAGGCCCTTCCCGTCTCCAAGCTCCGCGCCACTCTGGACCCGGAGCGCATCCCGTACGCGGACAGCACGGAGATCCCCGACCGCAACGTCTATCCCCGGTTTCAGCCCAGAGCCATCCAGGCCCTGTCCCTGGCCCTGCGCATCACGGGCAACGAGCATAACGTCTACGTGGCCGGCGAGCCGAACATGGGCCGGACCTACTTCGTCAAATCGTTTCTGCGGCCCGCGGCGTCCAAGGGAAAGACCCCGTGCGACTGGGTCTACCTGTACAACTTCGAGGACAGCGACCGGCCCGTCTGCGTCGCCATGCCCGCAGGCCGTGGCCGCAAGCTCAAGCAGGCACAGCACAAGGCCATGACCGCCATCCGGCAGGAAATCCCGGCCCGGTTCGAAAAGGATGCCTTCCAGAAGAAGCACGAGCGCCTCGTCAAGAAATTCAACACCAAGCGCGAGGACCTCTTCGCCAAGATGGACGCCACGGCAGAAAAGGAAGACTTCTCCCTGAGCCTGGACGATGAAGGCGTACTGACCCTCTCGCCAATCGTGGACGGCGAGGTGGTCTCGGACAAGGACTTCGACAAGTTCAAGCCCGCCGAGCGCAAAAAGCTCAAGGCCAAGGGCGAGGAACTGCTCGCCTCGGTCTCCTCCATCCTGCGCCAGATCAATCAGAACGAGATGGACCTGCGGGACTCCGAGACCGACCTGCACCGCGAGACCGCCAAAAACGTCATGGCCGACTGCTACCTCAAGGTAGTCGAGAAGTTCAAGGACATCGAGGCATTGCGTGGCTACTTCGAGGACGTGATCAACGAGGTGGTCGACAACGTGGACCAGTTCATGCCCAAGGACTCCGCCCTGGCCGGGCTGCTGTCAGACGCCGTGCCCGGCGGCGAGGACTTCTTCTCCCGCTTCGAGGTCAACCTGTTTGTGGACAACGGCAAGACAAAGGGCGCGCCGGTCATCGTTGAGGACCACCCCACGGCCTTCAACCTGCTCGGCTCCATCGAGCGCGAGGCCGAGATGGGCGCGCTCTACACGGACTTCACCCTGATCAAGGCCGGAGCCCTGCACAAGGCCAACGGCGGGTTCCTGATCCTGAACATCGAGGACCTGCTCTCCAATCCCAACTCCTGGGAGGGCCTGCTCCGCGCCCTGCGCTCCGGCCAGTCGCGCATCGAGGACCCGGTGGACCCGGACCAGGTCAGGGCGCGCTCCCTCCAGCCCGATCCCGTCGAGCTGGAGCTCAAGGTCGTGCTCATCGGCACGGACGAGCACTATGAACTGCTCCTCTACAATGACGACCGCTTCGCCAAATATTTCAAGCTGAAGGCGCACCTCCAGCACGCGGCGCCGCGCACTGCGGCCAACATCCGCAACTTCCTCTCGGTCATCGGCCAGACCGCAAAGGCCGCCGACACCCTGCCCTTCACCAGGGAGGCCATGGCCGGACTGGTGGACTTCGCTTCCCGCCTGGTGGAGGACCAGAAACGGCTCTCCCTGTACGTGCCTCTCATCCGGGAACGGATGATCGAGGCCTCGGCCATGGCGCGCATGGCTGGCAAGGAGAAGGTCGGCACGGCAGAACTGGCAGAGGCCGTGTCCGCCAAGGACTACCGCGTGAACCTGTACGAGGAGGAATTCCTCTCGGACTATGACCGCCAGGTGATCAAGGTCTCCACCTCGGGCCAGGGCACGGGCCGGGCCAACGGCCTGTCCGTCACCATGTTCGGCGACTACGAGTTCGGTCTGCCCCACCAGATTTCCTGCACCGTCGGCGTGGGCCACGGCGGCATCCTCGACCTGGAGCGCGAGGCCCAGATGGGCGGCCCCATCCACACCAAGGGCATGATGATCATCAAGTCCTACCTGGTCCGGCTGTTCGCCCAGGACAAGCCCATCGTGCTCACCGGCTCGCTCTGTTTCGAGCAGTCCTACGCAG encodes the following:
- a CDS encoding Lon protease family protein, which gives rise to MKQTTPPKAKALPVSKLRATLDPERIPYADSTEIPDRNVYPRFQPRAIQALSLALRITGNEHNVYVAGEPNMGRTYFVKSFLRPAASKGKTPCDWVYLYNFEDSDRPVCVAMPAGRGRKLKQAQHKAMTAIRQEIPARFEKDAFQKKHERLVKKFNTKREDLFAKMDATAEKEDFSLSLDDEGVLTLSPIVDGEVVSDKDFDKFKPAERKKLKAKGEELLASVSSILRQINQNEMDLRDSETDLHRETAKNVMADCYLKVVEKFKDIEALRGYFEDVINEVVDNVDQFMPKDSALAGLLSDAVPGGEDFFSRFEVNLFVDNGKTKGAPVIVEDHPTAFNLLGSIEREAEMGALYTDFTLIKAGALHKANGGFLILNIEDLLSNPNSWEGLLRALRSGQSRIEDPVDPDQVRARSLQPDPVELELKVVLIGTDEHYELLLYNDDRFAKYFKLKAHLQHAAPRTAANIRNFLSVIGQTAKAADTLPFTREAMAGLVDFASRLVEDQKRLSLYVPLIRERMIEASAMARMAGKEKVGTAELAEAVSAKDYRVNLYEEEFLSDYDRQVIKVSTSGQGTGRANGLSVTMFGDYEFGLPHQISCTVGVGHGGILDLEREAQMGGPIHTKGMMIIKSYLVRLFAQDKPIVLTGSLCFEQSYAGIEGDSASGAELASLLSALSDVPINLSLAFTGAVSQTGAVMAVGGVNRKIEGFFEVCRRRKLTGKQGVILPEDNVVNLMLKDEVVQAVKDGLFHIFPVKTIEEAMTILTGMRCGTRNKRGKYPTDSLYHRVDKRLAELAELAAPGNGACWTHGES